The Nocardioides panzhihuensis genome has a segment encoding these proteins:
- a CDS encoding Lsr2 family protein: MRISLIRGAYIRPVSRVKSSEGRNMAKKVQIILEDDIDGSEAVETVSFALDGTSYEIDLSDANAAKLRDSLALFIGHAQKVSGRRGSAKKAPAAGGTTPKVMREWGKANGYTVPDRGRIPAEVRSAFEAAH, translated from the coding sequence ATGCGTATCTCGCTTATACGCGGGGCCTATATTCGGCCCGTTTCCCGGGTGAAGAGCAGTGAAGGTAGGAACATGGCTAAGAAGGTTCAGATCATCCTCGAGGATGACATCGACGGCTCGGAAGCAGTCGAGACGGTGTCCTTTGCCCTGGACGGCACCTCCTACGAGATTGATCTCAGCGATGCCAATGCGGCAAAGCTTCGCGATTCTCTTGCGCTCTTCATCGGTCACGCACAGAAGGTGAGCGGTCGCCGCGGCAGCGCCAAGAAGGCCCCTGCGGCCGGTGGGACGACCCCGAAGGTCATGCGCGAGTGGGGCAAGGCCAACGGTTACACCGTTCCCGACCGCGGTCGCATTCCGGCCGAGGTCCGATCGGCTTTCGAAGCGGCCCACTGA
- a CDS encoding type III pantothenate kinase: MPLLAVNIGNSHTVLGLIADGVVSADWRVSTLEHRTADEWWALLRGILGDSLVASIDGVVVCATVPSVLHEWREMLARHLGSVPSVVVEPGVRSGIPILMDNPREVGTDRIANAVAAVALHGGPVIVVDFRGTATTFDVVNAAGQYVGGAILPGIELSLEALGRRGAQLRKVELARPRSVIAKNTVEALQSGMVFGVAAQVEGMVARIIAELGVSADDVTVIATGYLAEFVLDESKCFSAHSPWLTLQGLELIFQRNVAR; this comes from the coding sequence ATGCCCCTGCTCGCAGTCAACATCGGCAACAGCCACACGGTTCTCGGGCTGATCGCCGACGGCGTCGTGTCCGCCGACTGGCGGGTCTCCACGCTGGAGCACCGCACCGCTGACGAGTGGTGGGCGCTGCTGCGGGGGATCCTCGGCGATTCGCTGGTGGCGAGCATCGACGGCGTGGTGGTCTGCGCGACGGTTCCCTCGGTCCTGCACGAGTGGCGCGAGATGCTCGCCCGCCATCTGGGCTCGGTCCCGAGCGTGGTGGTCGAGCCGGGCGTACGCTCCGGCATCCCGATCCTCATGGACAACCCGCGCGAGGTCGGCACCGATCGGATCGCCAACGCGGTCGCCGCCGTGGCTCTGCACGGCGGTCCGGTGATCGTGGTCGACTTCCGCGGGACGGCGACGACGTTCGACGTGGTCAACGCCGCGGGACAGTACGTCGGTGGTGCGATCCTGCCGGGGATCGAGCTGTCCTTGGAGGCGCTGGGGCGGCGCGGTGCGCAGCTGCGCAAGGTCGAGCTCGCCCGCCCGCGGTCGGTGATCGCGAAGAACACCGTCGAGGCACTGCAGTCGGGAATGGTCTTCGGGGTCGCCGCGCAGGTCGAGGGTATGGTCGCTCGGATCATCGCCGAGCTGGGCGTGTCCGCCGACGACGTGACGGTGATCGCCACCGGCTATCTCGCGGAGTTCGTGCTGGACGAGAGCAAATGTTTCTCCGCGCATTCCCCGTGGCTGACGTTGCAAGGGCTGGAACTCATATTCCAGCGGAATGTCGCTCGTTAG
- the nadC gene encoding carboxylating nicotinate-nucleotide diphosphorylase, with product MTIRRVPFDEIPQSLRDELTKAGLDAGEVYDAVELALDEDLPSVAPGEMPSEDVTSVATIAPDAAAIGVFAAREDGVVAGLGVAELVFAYVMGDSVTVTDRVKDGSKVKAGDVIMRIAGPTRGLLTAERTALNYASHLSGVATGVAAWTEALEGTGAQVLDTRKTLPGFRALEKYAVRCGGGANHRMSLSDMALVKDNHIVAAGGAVQAYEAVRFAYPDVPVEVEVTTLEELEALLDAGCGRIMLDNMSTAMMKEAVGITAGRAVLEASGGLTLDRAREVAETGVDYLSVGALTHSVKVFDIGFDLSEG from the coding sequence ATGACCATCCGACGCGTGCCCTTCGACGAGATCCCGCAGTCGCTGCGTGACGAGCTGACCAAGGCCGGCCTCGACGCCGGCGAGGTCTACGACGCCGTCGAGCTCGCTCTCGATGAGGACCTGCCCTCGGTAGCTCCCGGTGAGATGCCCAGTGAGGACGTCACCTCGGTGGCCACGATCGCCCCCGACGCGGCCGCGATCGGCGTCTTCGCCGCCCGGGAGGACGGCGTGGTCGCCGGCCTGGGCGTGGCCGAGCTCGTCTTCGCGTACGTCATGGGTGACTCGGTCACGGTCACCGACCGCGTCAAGGACGGCTCCAAGGTGAAGGCCGGCGACGTCATCATGCGGATCGCGGGGCCGACCCGTGGCCTGCTCACCGCGGAACGTACGGCTCTCAACTACGCCTCCCACCTCTCCGGCGTCGCCACCGGTGTCGCGGCCTGGACCGAGGCGCTGGAGGGGACCGGCGCCCAGGTGCTCGACACCCGCAAGACCCTTCCGGGCTTCCGGGCCCTGGAGAAGTACGCCGTACGTTGTGGCGGCGGCGCCAACCACCGGATGTCCCTCTCCGACATGGCGCTGGTCAAGGACAACCACATCGTCGCCGCCGGTGGCGCCGTGCAGGCCTACGAGGCAGTGCGGTTCGCCTACCCGGACGTGCCCGTCGAGGTCGAGGTGACCACGCTCGAAGAGCTCGAGGCCCTCCTCGACGCCGGCTGCGGCCGGATCATGCTCGACAACATGTCCACCGCGATGATGAAGGAGGCCGTCGGGATCACCGCCGGCCGAGCCGTGCTCGAGGCGTCCGGCGGCCTGACCCTGGATCGCGCCCGCGAGGTCGCCGAGACGGGTGTCGACTATCTCTCCGTCGGTGCGCTGACCCACTCGGTGAAGGTCTTCGACATCGGCTTCGACCTGTCCGAGGGCTGA
- a CDS encoding L-aspartate oxidase gives MNMQLLSARDPGWTEWADVIVVGSGIAGLTAALRLKDQVERVAVVTKDVLQAGSTQWAQGGIAAALGEGDTPAQHEVDTLVAGAGACDLEAVRVLVGEGAEAVRELIEWGAEFDKDPAGNLSLTREGGHRRDRIAHADGDATGAEIQRALMEAVRRAPEILVFEHAMVVDLLTAADGGVAGLTIHVMGEGDADGVGIVRTRAVVLASGGLGQVFSQTTNPAVATADGMAIALRAGATLRDLEFVQFHPTVMYLGEDSRGQQPLISEAVRGEGAFLVDWDGARLMDGVHELRDLAPRDIVSKAIMKRMLETGHPNMWLDARHLGASVIEPAEISDRETSASRTFWGRRFPNILATLLSHGIDPSQDLIPVAPACHYASGGVRTDLWGRSDVPGLYATGEVACSGVHGANRLASNSLLEGLVFSRRIAEVLPGELRQLEDPAPGRGTGRALVPGAALKQLQETMTTKVGVLRNATGLAEAVEELERLGSVPATEIDPAAWEATNLLTVSLALTKSALLREETRGSHWREDFAERDDPRFAGHFDLTLRDGEPVATFTPAPATDPLTPTLAGA, from the coding sequence ATGAACATGCAGCTGCTCTCCGCCCGCGATCCGGGCTGGACCGAGTGGGCGGACGTGATCGTGGTGGGTTCGGGGATCGCCGGACTGACCGCGGCGCTGCGGCTGAAGGACCAGGTCGAGCGGGTCGCCGTCGTCACCAAGGATGTGCTCCAGGCCGGCTCCACACAGTGGGCCCAGGGCGGCATCGCGGCGGCCCTCGGCGAGGGCGACACTCCTGCCCAGCACGAGGTGGACACGCTCGTGGCGGGCGCCGGGGCCTGCGACCTTGAGGCCGTACGTGTCCTCGTCGGTGAGGGCGCGGAGGCGGTTCGCGAGCTGATCGAGTGGGGTGCCGAGTTCGACAAGGACCCCGCCGGCAACCTGTCGCTCACCCGGGAGGGCGGCCATCGCCGCGACCGGATCGCGCACGCCGACGGCGACGCGACCGGCGCCGAGATCCAGCGTGCGCTGATGGAGGCCGTCCGGCGGGCGCCGGAGATCCTGGTCTTCGAGCACGCCATGGTCGTCGACCTGCTGACCGCCGCCGACGGCGGTGTGGCAGGTCTGACCATCCACGTGATGGGGGAGGGCGACGCCGACGGCGTCGGGATCGTACGCACCCGGGCTGTGGTCCTCGCCTCCGGCGGCCTCGGCCAAGTCTTCTCGCAGACCACCAACCCGGCCGTCGCCACCGCTGACGGGATGGCGATCGCCCTGCGTGCCGGTGCGACGCTGCGCGACCTCGAGTTCGTCCAGTTCCACCCCACCGTGATGTACCTGGGTGAGGACTCCCGCGGCCAGCAGCCGCTGATCTCCGAGGCCGTACGTGGCGAGGGCGCCTTCCTGGTCGACTGGGACGGCGCGCGGCTGATGGACGGCGTCCACGAGCTTCGCGACCTGGCTCCCCGTGACATCGTCTCCAAGGCGATCATGAAGCGGATGCTCGAGACCGGACACCCCAACATGTGGCTCGACGCCCGTCATCTGGGCGCATCGGTGATCGAGCCTGCCGAGATCTCCGACCGCGAGACATCAGCCAGCCGCACATTCTGGGGGCGCCGCTTCCCCAATATCCTCGCCACGCTCCTTTCCCACGGCATCGACCCGTCCCAAGACCTGATCCCGGTCGCGCCGGCCTGCCACTACGCCTCCGGCGGCGTACGCACCGACCTGTGGGGCCGCAGCGACGTCCCGGGGCTCTACGCCACCGGTGAGGTCGCCTGCAGCGGGGTCCACGGCGCCAACCGGCTCGCCTCCAACTCGCTCCTCGAGGGGTTGGTCTTCTCGCGCCGGATCGCCGAGGTGCTGCCCGGCGAGCTGCGACAGCTGGAGGATCCGGCCCCCGGTCGCGGCACCGGCCGCGCGCTCGTCCCCGGCGCCGCGCTCAAACAGCTGCAGGAGACGATGACGACCAAGGTCGGGGTCCTCCGCAACGCCACCGGCCTCGCCGAGGCGGTCGAGGAGCTCGAGCGGCTCGGGAGCGTCCCGGCGACCGAGATCGACCCGGCTGCCTGGGAGGCGACCAACCTGCTGACCGTCTCGCTGGCGCTGACGAAGTCCGCGCTGCTGCGCGAGGAGACCCGCGGGTCCCACTGGCGCGAGGACTTCGCCGAGCGTGACGACCCCAGGTTCGCCGGCCACTTCGATCTGACCCTCCGGGACGGCGAGCCCGTCGCCACCTTCACCCCGGCCCCAGCTACCGACCCGCTGACCCCAACCCTGGCAGGAGCCTGA
- the panD gene encoding aspartate 1-decarboxylase, producing MTRLRTMMTGKIHRATVTQADLHYVGSVTVDADLLDAADILPGELVSIVDITNGARLETYTIAGERGSGVLGINGAAAHLVHPGDLVILIAYAQMSTEEAKAFEPHVVHVDEANHIIALGSDRSEPVPGTDQMRGPLVLTQ from the coding sequence ATGACCCGTCTGCGCACCATGATGACCGGCAAGATCCACCGCGCCACGGTCACCCAGGCAGACCTCCACTACGTCGGCTCGGTGACCGTCGATGCAGATCTCCTCGACGCCGCGGACATCCTCCCGGGCGAGCTGGTCTCCATCGTCGACATCACCAACGGTGCCCGCTTGGAGACCTACACCATCGCCGGCGAGCGGGGCTCAGGTGTGCTCGGCATCAACGGCGCCGCCGCCCACCTGGTCCACCCCGGCGACCTGGTCATCCTCATCGCGTACGCGCAGATGAGCACCGAGGAGGCCAAGGCCTTCGAGCCTCACGTCGTCCACGTCGACGAGGCCAACCACATCATCGCGCTCGGCTCCGACAGGAGTGAGCCGGTTCCAGGGACCGACCAGATGCGTGGGCCTCTCGTTCTCACGCAGTAG
- the panC gene encoding pantoate--beta-alanine ligase, whose product MTETTGARSSGELARPLAPSEGVTARSAELAHTREGLRKLLEPARRDGASVGFVPTMGALHEGHASLMRVARDKVSGPVVASIFVNPLQFGAGEDLDRYPRTLEADLEICEREGVDVVFAPSVDEVYPGGLPQVTVAPGELGDVLEGKTRPGHFGGVLTVVAKLFGLVGPDVAVFGEKDYQQLALISRMSSDLCLGVDVVGAPTQREADGLALSSRNRYLSPEQREEATTLSRALYAAQREAASGVDAALQAAHAELRRAKTVELDYLVVTDPALAVLPADPEPGTEARILIAARLGTTRLIDNMSLTIGASR is encoded by the coding sequence ATGACCGAGACGACCGGAGCGAGGTCGAGCGGCGAGCTTGCTCGTCCGCTCGCGCCGAGCGAGGGAGTAACCGCGCGAAGCGCGGAGCTCGCCCACACCCGTGAGGGGCTCAGGAAGCTGCTCGAGCCCGCCCGCCGCGACGGCGCCTCGGTCGGCTTCGTACCCACGATGGGTGCGCTGCACGAGGGCCACGCGTCGCTGATGCGGGTCGCACGCGACAAGGTCAGCGGCCCGGTCGTCGCGTCGATCTTCGTCAACCCGCTGCAGTTCGGCGCCGGTGAGGATCTCGACCGCTACCCGCGCACGCTCGAGGCGGACCTCGAGATCTGCGAGCGTGAGGGCGTCGACGTCGTCTTCGCTCCGTCCGTCGACGAGGTCTACCCGGGCGGGCTGCCGCAGGTGACCGTGGCTCCCGGTGAGCTCGGTGACGTGCTCGAGGGCAAGACCCGGCCGGGCCACTTCGGTGGTGTTCTCACCGTCGTCGCGAAGCTGTTCGGGCTGGTCGGGCCCGATGTCGCCGTCTTCGGCGAGAAGGACTACCAGCAGCTCGCGCTGATCAGCCGGATGTCCTCCGACCTGTGCCTCGGCGTCGACGTCGTCGGCGCGCCGACGCAGCGCGAAGCCGACGGCCTGGCGCTCTCTTCCCGCAACCGCTACCTCTCGCCCGAGCAGCGGGAGGAGGCGACCACTCTGTCGCGGGCGCTCTACGCCGCGCAGCGCGAGGCCGCCTCGGGCGTCGACGCCGCTCTCCAGGCGGCGCACGCCGAGCTGCGCCGGGCGAAGACGGTCGAGCTCGACTACCTCGTGGTCACCGACCCTGCGCTGGCAGTGCTGCCCGCCGACCCGGAGCCGGGCACCGAGGCCCGGATCCTCATCGCTGCCCGGCTCGGCACCACCCGACTCATCGACAACATGAGCCTCACGATCGGAGCATCCCGATGA
- a CDS encoding Rossmann-like and DUF2520 domain-containing protein, with amino-acid sequence MNPLKVGVVGAGRVGAVLAAALQSAGHEIVAVAGESDASRARIASLLPGVPVEKPTAVARACDLLLLTVPDDMLGNVVKTMVDAGAIRPGQYIAHTSGRHGLAILAPAAAIGAHVMAVHPAMTFSGTSVDLARLSGCVFGLTAASPTDRAFAEALVSDLGGKPMWVPEEMRTLYHAGLAHGANHLVTLVTEAMEILSAAGATDPAGTLRPLLTAALDNALEHGDAALTGPIVRGDAGTVAAHLDDIRANAPQTLGSYVSLARATLDRAVSDGRLVPIRALKIKKLLDAASSEAGTVEAPARKYS; translated from the coding sequence ATGAACCCACTCAAGGTGGGCGTAGTCGGCGCGGGTCGCGTCGGGGCCGTCCTAGCAGCCGCGCTGCAGTCCGCCGGTCACGAGATCGTGGCCGTCGCCGGAGAGTCCGACGCCTCCCGAGCGCGGATCGCCTCACTTCTCCCGGGGGTCCCGGTCGAGAAGCCGACCGCTGTCGCTCGCGCGTGCGACCTCCTCCTGCTCACCGTCCCCGACGACATGCTCGGCAACGTCGTCAAGACGATGGTCGACGCGGGCGCGATCCGGCCCGGGCAGTACATCGCCCACACCTCCGGTCGCCACGGCCTGGCGATCCTCGCGCCTGCCGCCGCCATCGGCGCTCATGTGATGGCGGTCCACCCGGCGATGACCTTCTCCGGCACCTCGGTCGACCTCGCCCGGCTCTCCGGCTGCGTCTTCGGGCTGACTGCCGCCTCTCCCACCGACCGGGCCTTCGCCGAGGCGCTGGTGAGCGACCTCGGCGGCAAGCCGATGTGGGTGCCCGAGGAGATGCGGACGCTCTACCACGCCGGGCTCGCCCACGGCGCCAACCACCTGGTCACCCTGGTCACCGAGGCGATGGAGATCCTCTCCGCCGCCGGAGCCACCGACCCCGCGGGGACCCTGCGTCCGCTGCTGACCGCCGCCCTCGACAACGCCCTGGAGCACGGTGATGCCGCGCTGACCGGGCCGATCGTCCGTGGCGACGCCGGCACGGTGGCAGCCCACCTCGACGACATCCGCGCCAACGCCCCGCAGACCCTGGGGTCGTACGTCTCCCTGGCGCGGGCCACGCTCGACCGGGCCGTCTCCGACGGACGGCTCGTGCCCATCCGGGCGCTCAAGATCAAGAAGCTGCTCGACGCTGCCTCCTCGGAGGCCGGGACCGTCGAGGCCCCCGCGAGGAAGTACTCATGA
- a CDS encoding SDR family NAD(P)-dependent oxidoreductase: MLRNVAVLLAGGVGSRVGLDIPKQLIKIAGMPIMEHTLGVLDRHPEIDEIIILMAPGHLDAVHAMTRDGRYPKVSKILEGAETRNETTKRALAALPEGEDCNVLLHDAVRPLLSEEVITNCFKALQTHQAVDVAIPSADTIIELNDDNTIAQIPDRSRLRRGQTPQAFLASTLKRAYEIADQDSEFKATDDCSVVLKYLPDTKIWVVDGHERNMKVTEPIDVYIADKLFQLTAHQQFPQKSEADYRAAFEGKNMVVFGGSYGIGADIMALAESYGANVASYSRSATGTDVGKRADIVAAAADAGKRFGSIDFVVNTAGVLPRGELATVSEETIYTATEINYIAPVLIAQEFFPYLARAKGSLLFFTSSSYTRGRRGYALYSSAKAATVNLTQALADEWADEGVRVNAINPERTATPMRTKAFGEEPPNTLLESKAVARASLDTLIASSTGHVIDLRRIDPIQEALDAAAGN, encoded by the coding sequence GTGCTTCGTAATGTTGCCGTGCTGCTTGCCGGCGGTGTGGGCTCCCGCGTGGGTCTCGACATCCCGAAGCAGCTCATCAAGATCGCAGGAATGCCGATCATGGAACACACCCTCGGTGTGCTCGACCGCCACCCGGAGATCGACGAGATCATCATCCTGATGGCCCCTGGCCACCTCGACGCTGTGCACGCGATGACCCGCGACGGCCGCTACCCGAAGGTCTCGAAGATCCTCGAGGGCGCCGAGACCCGCAACGAGACGACCAAGCGCGCTCTGGCCGCCCTCCCCGAGGGCGAGGACTGCAACGTACTCCTCCACGACGCCGTCCGTCCGCTGCTCAGCGAAGAGGTGATCACCAACTGCTTCAAGGCGTTGCAGACCCACCAGGCCGTCGACGTGGCCATCCCCTCGGCCGACACGATCATCGAGCTCAACGACGACAACACCATCGCGCAGATCCCGGATCGCTCGCGGCTGCGCCGCGGCCAGACCCCGCAGGCCTTCCTCGCCTCGACGCTGAAGCGGGCCTACGAGATCGCCGACCAGGACTCGGAGTTCAAGGCGACCGACGACTGCAGCGTCGTGCTCAAGTACCTGCCCGACACCAAGATCTGGGTGGTCGACGGGCACGAACGGAACATGAAGGTCACCGAGCCGATCGACGTCTACATCGCCGACAAGCTCTTCCAGCTCACCGCTCACCAGCAGTTCCCGCAGAAGTCCGAGGCCGATTACCGGGCCGCCTTCGAAGGCAAGAACATGGTCGTCTTCGGCGGCAGCTACGGCATCGGCGCCGACATCATGGCGTTGGCCGAGTCCTACGGCGCGAACGTCGCCTCCTACAGCCGCTCGGCCACCGGCACCGACGTCGGCAAGCGGGCCGACATCGTCGCTGCGGCGGCCGACGCGGGCAAGCGCTTCGGCTCGATCGACTTCGTGGTCAACACGGCAGGTGTGCTGCCGCGTGGCGAGCTCGCGACCGTCTCGGAGGAGACGATCTACACCGCGACCGAGATCAACTACATCGCGCCGGTCCTGATCGCCCAGGAGTTCTTCCCCTACCTCGCCCGGGCGAAGGGCTCCCTGCTCTTCTTCACCTCGAGCTCCTACACCCGCGGCCGCCGCGGCTACGCGCTCTACTCCTCGGCGAAGGCGGCCACGGTCAACCTGACCCAGGCCCTCGCCGACGAGTGGGCCGACGAGGGCGTACGCGTCAACGCGATCAACCCTGAGCGCACCGCGACGCCGATGCGCACCAAGGCGTTCGGCGAGGAGCCGCCCAACACCCTCCTCGAGTCGAAGGCAGTCGCACGTGCGTCGCTGGACACCCTGATCGCGTCGAGCACCGGCCACGTCATCGACCTGCGCCGCATCGACCCGATCCAGGAGGCCCTGGACGCCGCTGCGGGGAACTGA
- a CDS encoding acyltransferase family protein, which produces MTSTPTAPADTTPARAPESGSETAPKKVVRRSRLGALDALRFIAAVVVVGYHLTGIATPYWGLDPREVFPTLNHVTRYGYLGVELFFIISGFVILMTAWGRDLPRFVSSRVARLFPAYWVAVIITLILQAYWKGGRDQGFVGGLINMTMTQDAWDVLSAQGAFWTLWIELKFYLLIGVFLLVGITKQRVIAVVFLWPLLAQIARATDSGMLNSLLFAEYAPFFAMGMALFLIYRFGNSFIAWLAVAYNVILGIRQATEYADRATELVGATVSPMVTGLAIVAFAALVWLVSAGPLGRVEARFLTTLGALTYPLYLIHAQFAFWVIDTFHGRYDEYVVLAAAVATALVLAIALHYLIERRLHDPVRDAVQRGLREAPQPGR; this is translated from the coding sequence ATGACAAGCACCCCGACCGCTCCCGCCGACACCACCCCGGCACGCGCACCCGAGTCCGGATCCGAGACCGCGCCCAAGAAGGTCGTACGCCGCTCCCGGCTCGGCGCGCTCGACGCGCTCCGGTTCATCGCGGCAGTCGTCGTCGTGGGCTACCACCTCACCGGCATCGCGACCCCTTACTGGGGCCTCGACCCCCGGGAGGTCTTCCCGACCCTCAACCACGTCACCCGCTACGGCTACCTCGGCGTGGAGCTCTTCTTCATCATCAGCGGCTTCGTGATCCTGATGACCGCGTGGGGTCGTGACCTGCCCCGTTTCGTCTCCTCCCGGGTCGCCCGGCTGTTCCCGGCCTACTGGGTCGCCGTCATCATCACGCTGATCCTCCAGGCCTACTGGAAGGGCGGCCGCGACCAAGGGTTCGTCGGCGGCCTGATCAACATGACGATGACCCAAGACGCCTGGGACGTACTCAGTGCCCAGGGTGCCTTCTGGACGCTCTGGATCGAGCTCAAGTTCTACCTGCTGATCGGCGTCTTCCTGCTCGTCGGCATCACCAAGCAACGGGTGATCGCGGTCGTGTTCCTGTGGCCGCTGCTCGCCCAGATCGCCCGCGCGACCGACTCCGGGATGCTGAACTCGCTGCTGTTCGCCGAGTACGCCCCGTTCTTCGCGATGGGCATGGCCCTGTTCCTCATCTACCGCTTCGGCAACTCGTTCATCGCCTGGCTCGCGGTGGCCTACAACGTGATCCTGGGCATCCGCCAAGCGACGGAGTACGCCGATCGGGCGACCGAGCTCGTCGGTGCGACCGTGTCGCCTATGGTCACCGGCCTTGCGATCGTCGCGTTCGCCGCTCTGGTCTGGCTGGTCTCCGCCGGTCCGCTGGGGCGGGTGGAGGCGCGCTTCCTGACGACGCTCGGGGCGCTGACCTATCCGCTCTACCTGATCCACGCGCAGTTCGCGTTCTGGGTGATCGACACCTTCCACGGCCGCTACGACGAGTACGTCGTCCTGGCGGCTGCGGTCGCGACCGCTCTCGTGCTCGCCATCGCTCTCCACTACCTCATCGAGCGTCGTCTGCACGACCCGGTGCGCGACGCTGTCCAACGTGGTCTGCGGGAGGCTCCGCAACCAGGTCGCTAG
- a CDS encoding class I SAM-dependent methyltransferase, whose translation MRTRVRPDQSKSVQPRYINSSRVRLRQEMARFAKGTKRGMRVLDAGAGRSPYRKLFKHAQYEAADFAQLDSANPPLDYLCDITDIPVPDGHFDRVICNQVLEHVPEPEKAIAELHRVLKPGGRIFLSAPLFFAEHQKPYDFFRYTQFALRKMFEDAGFEIARMNWLEGYFGTVAYNYQMMAKNLPASVDELRGRGLRWKLAYIAPIVLLNRKLAVRLSRLYSRLEISGGRFERGMPKNYVVVARKPATDAPPASKQPVEENATKTTAQTSGQTTGQTRAELEAEVARLRAETIRTRQSVCDPLADLPLPSEVHTVLDDVRAEHLTYLKPENLQVLARQVLDADLQDRPGLIIETGAALGGSAIVMAAAKDPKRPMKVYDVFGMIPEPSERDGEDVHNRYRKIVSGTSKGIGGETYYGYRDNLYDEVSDSFVRHGIDPAQHNVELVQGLFQDTLKIDEPVAFAHLDGDWYESTMICLERIAPHLVVGGRIVLDDYFHYSGCRDAVDEYFEDRPGFRLERRTKLHAVRVAGS comes from the coding sequence ATGCGGACCAGAGTCCGGCCGGATCAGAGCAAATCGGTCCAGCCCAGGTACATCAACTCATCCCGAGTGCGCCTCCGTCAGGAGATGGCACGCTTCGCCAAGGGCACCAAGCGTGGCATGCGTGTGCTCGACGCCGGCGCCGGCCGTTCGCCCTACCGGAAGCTGTTCAAGCACGCTCAGTACGAGGCGGCCGACTTCGCCCAGCTGGACTCTGCGAACCCACCCCTCGACTATCTGTGCGACATCACCGACATCCCGGTGCCTGACGGGCACTTCGACCGGGTGATCTGCAACCAGGTCCTCGAGCACGTGCCTGAGCCGGAGAAGGCGATCGCCGAGCTGCACCGTGTGCTCAAGCCGGGTGGCCGGATCTTCCTCTCCGCGCCGCTCTTCTTCGCCGAGCATCAGAAGCCGTACGACTTCTTCCGCTACACCCAGTTCGCGCTGCGGAAGATGTTCGAGGACGCAGGGTTCGAGATCGCCAGGATGAACTGGCTCGAGGGCTACTTCGGCACGGTCGCCTACAACTATCAGATGATGGCGAAGAACCTTCCCGCGAGCGTCGACGAGCTCCGCGGACGAGGTCTGCGCTGGAAGCTGGCCTACATCGCCCCGATCGTCCTCCTGAACCGGAAGCTCGCAGTCCGGCTCAGCCGCCTCTACTCCCGGCTGGAGATCTCCGGTGGCCGCTTCGAGCGCGGGATGCCGAAGAACTACGTCGTGGTCGCGCGCAAGCCCGCCACCGACGCCCCGCCCGCATCGAAGCAGCCGGTCGAGGAGAACGCCACCAAGACCACCGCCCAGACGAGCGGTCAGACGACCGGTCAGACCAGAGCCGAGCTCGAGGCCGAGGTCGCGAGGCTACGCGCCGAGACCATACGCACCCGGCAGTCGGTGTGCGACCCCCTGGCAGACCTCCCGCTTCCCTCCGAGGTCCACACCGTCCTCGACGACGTCCGCGCCGAGCACCTCACCTACCTCAAGCCCGAGAACCTGCAGGTGCTCGCCCGCCAGGTGCTGGACGCCGACCTGCAGGACCGGCCCGGGCTGATCATCGAGACCGGAGCGGCGCTGGGCGGCTCCGCGATCGTGATGGCGGCGGCGAAGGACCCGAAGCGGCCGATGAAGGTCTACGACGTCTTCGGCATGATCCCCGAGCCGTCCGAGCGCGACGGCGAGGACGTGCACAACCGCTACCGGAAGATCGTCAGCGGCACGTCGAAGGGGATCGGCGGGGAGACCTACTACGGCTATCGCGACAACCTCTACGACGAGGTGAGCGACTCGTTCGTCAGGCATGGGATCGATCCCGCGCAGCACAACGTCGAACTGGTGCAGGGCCTGTTTCAGGACACGCTGAAGATCGACGAACCGGTCGCCTTCGCCCACCTCGACGGCGACTGGTACGAGTCGACGATGATCTGCTTGGAGCGGATCGCCCCCCACCTGGTCGTGGGGGGACGGATCGTGCTCGACGACTACTTCCACTACAGCGGATGCCGCGACGCGGTCGACGAGTATTTCGAGGACCGTCCCGGCTTCCGGCTGGAGCGACGTACGAAGCTCCACGCCGTCCGCGTAGCCGGGTCCTGA